In Corynebacterium nuruki S6-4, the following proteins share a genomic window:
- a CDS encoding 4-hydroxyphenylacetate 3-hydroxylase family protein, translating to MPMTGDEYIESLRDGREIYLHGERVDDVTTHPAFRNSVRMVARMYDGMHDPAYADKLLTDTDTGNGGKTHAFFKAPRSIDDLRESRSAIETWARMSYGWFGRSPDYKASFLATLGSMPEFYSPYQENARRWYKESQERVLYWNHAIINPPVDRHLLPDQVKDVFMKVEKETDAGLIVSGAKVVATGSAITNYNFISHYGLPIKKSEYAIICTVPMDQPGVKLISRASYAQNAAATGTPFDYPLSSRMDENDAIFIFDKVLVPWENVFAYGDPDQINGFMPKTGFIQRFTFQGCIRLAVKLDFIAGLLLKALEIAGTQDFRGVQARAGEVIGWRNLFWGIADAMMLNPDKGPNGTLLPNMDYGLAYRMFMAQGYPRVKEIIEQDVAAGLIYLPSGALDFKNAEIRPYLDKYVRGSNGIEAVDRVKLMKLLWDSIGSEFGGRHELYERNYSGNHENVRIELLMNAKENGTVASMNGMVEDCMAEYNLDGWTVPDLFNGDDVNIYLKNGR from the coding sequence GGTCGACGACGTGACGACCCACCCCGCGTTCCGCAACTCGGTGCGCATGGTGGCCCGGATGTACGACGGGATGCACGACCCGGCGTACGCCGACAAGCTGCTCACCGACACGGACACCGGTAACGGCGGCAAGACCCACGCCTTCTTCAAAGCGCCGAGGTCCATCGACGACCTGCGCGAGTCCCGCAGCGCGATCGAGACGTGGGCCCGCATGAGCTACGGCTGGTTCGGCCGCTCCCCGGACTACAAGGCCTCCTTCCTCGCGACCCTCGGGTCGATGCCGGAGTTCTACTCCCCGTACCAGGAGAACGCCCGGCGCTGGTACAAGGAGTCCCAGGAGCGCGTCCTGTACTGGAACCACGCGATCATCAACCCCCCGGTCGACCGGCACCTCCTGCCGGACCAGGTCAAGGACGTCTTCATGAAGGTGGAGAAGGAGACCGACGCCGGGCTGATCGTCTCGGGCGCGAAGGTCGTCGCCACCGGCTCCGCGATCACCAACTACAACTTCATCTCCCACTACGGACTGCCGATCAAGAAGTCCGAGTACGCGATCATCTGCACCGTCCCCATGGACCAGCCGGGTGTGAAGCTCATCTCCCGGGCGTCCTACGCCCAGAACGCGGCGGCGACCGGGACCCCGTTCGACTACCCGCTGTCGTCCCGGATGGACGAGAACGACGCGATCTTCATCTTCGACAAGGTCCTCGTCCCCTGGGAGAACGTCTTCGCCTACGGCGACCCGGACCAGATCAACGGCTTCATGCCGAAGACCGGGTTCATCCAGCGGTTCACCTTCCAGGGCTGCATACGCCTGGCGGTGAAACTCGACTTCATCGCCGGCCTGCTGCTCAAGGCGCTGGAGATCGCCGGAACCCAGGACTTCCGCGGCGTCCAGGCCCGCGCCGGTGAGGTGATCGGCTGGCGCAACCTGTTCTGGGGCATCGCGGACGCCATGATGCTGAACCCGGACAAGGGACCCAACGGCACGCTGCTGCCGAACATGGACTACGGCCTGGCCTACCGGATGTTCATGGCACAGGGCTACCCGCGGGTCAAGGAGATCATCGAGCAGGACGTCGCGGCCGGTCTGATCTACCTGCCGTCCGGTGCACTCGACTTCAAGAACGCGGAGATCCGCCCGTACCTCGACAAGTACGTCCGCGGCTCGAACGGTATCGAGGCCGTCGACCGGGTGAAGCTGATGAAGCTGCTCTGGGACTCCATCGGCAGCGAGTTCGGCGGCCGGCACGAGCTCTACGAGCGCAACTACTCCGGCAACCACGAGAACGTCCGGATCGAGCTCCTCATGAACGCCAAGGAGAACGGTACGGTCGCCTCGATGAACGGTATGGTCGAGGACTGCATGGCCGAGTACAACCTCGACGGCTGGACGGTACCGGACCTGTTCAACGGTGACGACGTGAACATCTACCTGAAGAACGGACGGTAA